A region of the Salvia splendens isolate huo1 chromosome 11, SspV2, whole genome shotgun sequence genome:
AGAAAAAAGGGGTATTTTATTCAACTAAATACCTTTCAAAATCATAACAGTACTCTCAAACCTCATAAGCaaaacatatttattttttctatcaATACGCCAATAAAATCTGCGTCACTCTTAGACAATCTTTCTGTACAAAAAACCTTCAAAACTGCAAAACGCATCATAATTACCTTTAAAAACTGATTAAAATCATCACCATGCCGTTGCAGCTATTTCTTTATGGATCAAATACCGAAAAGACGAACTTTCCTCTAGCCAACACAAACACTTTTCAGGTCGACCCTTCAGGAATCTGTCGATCGATTTCTGTTGATATTCAGGTAGGCAGTCTCCTACAACTTTCAGAAGTGCAGCCGTGCTAAGTGACATATCCTTTGCATAATACTGCAAGATTTTTGGCAGGTGCAGCCTTTTCTGCTTATGAACGTAAGCTGTAGCTTGTATGAATTCTTCTTTGGCAATATTCAGATCTTCAGATATACTCTTTGCATAGTAAATGCGAATCTGCAATCCAAACCATTAAAAAGTTTTGAGAATAAGCAGGAAGAAAGAATACACTAATTTCAGTCGTTTGCAAAAACGGGAGAAGATTTCGATCAAGCTAGCCAGATAAACATCTAACAAATACATTACCGCAGGGTCAGAGCATGCTCCTGAGCTAAGTGCGAAATGAACAAGCGGTTCGGGATAGTCAATAGCATAAGCATGTCTTAAGACCCCGGTTTTGAATTTCCTCCTTGGAGAGAGAAGAAGTGTCTGAAGCCACTGCGTTGGTGCATGTCATGTTAAGTGAGTAAGTTGCTAAATCAAGAAAACTATGGAGAAGAGAAGAATCAGTTTCGAGTCATATAGTAGTTAGCAAACAAGAAGAGAATCTCTTAACAGAGCATGAAAATCTGTGTGGCATTCACTGTCAATTGTTTTGATGTTTACTTAGAGTCCAGCAAACCATAGAATATTTCTCTTATGAATATAAAACACAGTGAACACTAAACAGCATTCATGTCTAAGTACTCGTTGGTGTATTACAATATGCACAAGCTCAAGAAATATTGATTTATAATAGACATTTACCGGGGCAGAATAGTGAGATTTTATCCCCAAAATGGAGCTTTGTATGTCATAAGCGGTAACGCAGATCCCACCGACATTATATGCTGCTTGAAACAAAGAGTTTCACGTGGAAATATCAGATACGCAGATGATAAATCTAACGAAAGACTGAGCGATTTAAAACTCCCTCATCAGCCATTACCTTTGTGATGAAAGTGCTTTTTGTATAGTTTTGATTTTCATATGCTAAATGAGCCTGCAAAGGAAGTTGAAAATACATGAAGTCGTCCTGTGAATCCAGTTTGAAATATGATGCATTTAATGTTTCTTTATAGTTTGATTTGTACAAAAGAGCCACTTAAGTAGTGGAGTAACGTTATCTGGTTATATGTGATGATTAGTAACAGATCTGGTTCTGGCCGCTCAAACATAAATACAAGCATAACTTCACACATATATTAAGTGGTATGGTCTTGATCAGAATACAAAGTTGGAGAAGCGTGAAAGACATACGTGCATCATCAATGCATTGTGAATATTAATCCAAAAGGCAAGCTTCTGTTCATGCCTCATCTTCTTCATGTCAAGATTCTCAAGACTTTTGACTAGAGACCTACATAAAAGAAAGCAAATGTTCACACTGCAAAAGCATAATTACACTTAGCTCTTTCTATATTTAAGGAACACATATCATTTAATCATACTGGTTTTCCATAAATAGAGTTGAGATATGGCACATTTGTAAATACAAACCTAAATTTCTGAAGCATTATAGCAGCATAACTGTAACTCTCGTCATCTAAGCAGATCTTCAGGACTTCTACCATCGCAGCATAAGGGTCATTATCTTGTTTCAGACCTTCGATATTATAATTCTCCGAAACTTCATCATGACATTGAGGACTCCAACTGCCAGATAAGTTTCTGGGAGAAAATGTGCCCGAGGAGCAGAATGATGAATTCGATGATAACTGAATAGCCTTTATGGCTTCGTGCAGAGTTGCCCACTTTGCAGTAAATGTCAGATATACATCTTAAAATGTCTTCAGATAGCTTATCCGGGAAAATGCAGGCATCACCAACACAAAATATTCCAAGATGGTCTACAAGGCTACGCCGTCTATAATAAGCACTCTTCCTTTCCTGCAATGCACCAAACATATTCAGCCAAAATATGTTATGGAGTGATAAGGCAGTAAGAACCAATGGATAAACAACTCAAAGATAAAGAACAGAAATGAATCTCAagcttttgtaaacaagaaccAACAGAACttggaaataaaatagataataatCCTCTCACCGAGGCCTCGGTTTTCACCGCCTAATAGCTTTTGATCTCTCTGGATACATTCTTCAAGCTCCCCTACGAAATATATAGGAGTGCAGTAGACAATAATCCCACCAAATTTGCtctaattaattcaattattcaaTCAATCCCTAATTTATTCAAATCCCATGAAATCCTAACTTTcttaatttaaaactaaatcAAAGATAATGCAATAGGCCTAGAAATCAGCAATCACTTGGATCCAATCACCATCATTTCCATTCCTAGTAATCGATATCAAAATATTAGATGAATTACTATGTGAAAGCAAATATATGTGAGTGCATAGAAAGAAAGCCAATTGTATTCAATGTGAAACAAGGTAATAAGTACATCACCCTTGCAAATGATGACTTTGGAGTAGTGAATGGAACCGTATCATTTGGGCCAGTTAAAGCACTTGTTGGGGACGAACATCGTTGATGTTCACAATAGCCTTTGGACACTTCTGACATTGTTCTCCGGGATGATAGGTCAGATGTTAGCAATGGTTGTATTCCAGTCATTTGTTGTATGTGGCTTCCACGGTGTCCCAGATTACTCGGGATAGTTTTCTGGAAAGAAGTACGATACATAGAAAGAAGATACCGTTCCAAATGTATTATTTTAACCTCGAGTGTATTGATTTCTTTCACCAAATCTGATGAAGACTGCAGCAAACAGGGCCAAATAACTAAATGAGTTCATCGAAGTAAAAAAATACTGAGACGATAAACAGGAACGGGTTACACAAGAAGCAGTAATTCCCTGATCAATAGGATTTAGTACTAGTTCATAGTAGCTAGATAGATACCTCCCATAACAGAGTTACAAATGAGCAACTTCTCCATATTGTTGTTAATCAAATTATTGACATTTCCTTAAGTGACATTGCTTCCGAAATTGTAGTGAAAACAGCAGTATAACTAACTTAAATAAAATGATCATGAGAAATAGTAGGATTCAGTAAGATAAATGCATTAAAACATGGGAAGAGTTGCAGAAACTAAAATGCTAAGTGGGATTGCAATTTGAAGCAATACATGTAAGAGTAGGGCTTTACTGAATGAACAAAACATCATACACCCCGGGAATTCTCAATCAATGAAATCGCATTGATTACCACAAATTGGCATTCTCCCACAATTCAAAGCATTAGATAGATACAGACAGCTACACGATGCAATGTAACAATGTATATTAGATAAGAAGATTAAAAAAGAGGAAGGGAAAATGTAGACTGACGGGATTGAGATGGTGGGGAGGCGTGGGGCGACATGTTGAGCATATGATCCCTAGGTGGAGGAGGAGAAGCAGTCCATTTGGATTTGCAAGGAGAATCCCAATAAATGAATAAGGAAGCACCGACAGTAGAGCAGAATCACAAGGTGGGACAGGGCATGGAATTCTCCTCCCAAAGATGGCGTGGCGAAAATAGTCTGTATCTGGGGGACTGGGAGGAGCAAACAAAATACGAGTAAATGAAGGTGACCCACAACAGCAGACATGATAAATGGACTCAGATTCAGTGGGTAGAGAGAGGAGAGACGTCATTAAACAAATGGGACAACGGTAAAATTGGTAATTATGCTGCCCGGAGGTTTCATCGTGGaacctcatcatcttcttcaccctcttctttctttatttctgtactaactattttatttattttttgaaatatcgacgcctaatatcatgaaatttTATTGCTGCCCGGAGGTTTCAATatccttattttttttatattggcaTCAAATGCGTTAAACTTTATTACACATTTTATACCAAATGCTCTACAGTGTACACCAACATATTGTTTTGTTAGGGTGGGTAGGATACATATGACatgttatatttaattttttttataaataaatatgctaaaattttaaaaagttgtATGGACAATCAAAAATAGTGTGTACTGTATATTGGGAGTATTTTATTATATGGATGTAGTATAAAACAATGACATGAGTTTAGAAGTCAAAATTATCATATTCGAACCAACCAAGTcatttcaatttattatttatattattgacTTGTATGTTAGAAATTCATATGTTTTgtataattcattttttcacATAATATATCCGAAATAGTACATGAGAGTTCGTTCCTTATTTTCAGTGCATTCCATCGATCTAGTTCTTGACATGCTAGAAATTCACGTGATTAGCAAGCTAGAAAAACTAAGAGtatccacagtgggacggatgtcccggcggacttcccaaaaacacctcctaccACGTCATAATGACATCTCACGGCACTTcaacgtcataaggacatcccactgcataatgacggacatccccaagaacatcccgacggacatctacaataataaaattcacaaattcaccaaattaaacaatttacggaattaaaatttcgacacgaatacggagaaaatgcaaccactttatttaaaacaaaataacctcaatggtgcgaatgaaatgaagttcaacgagtcgtatatatagtttaaaaaattttaaaaatcaggACGTCCGTCGGAaacccgcaatggcggacgtcgtcggaaatccgtagaactccggtgtccgcaagcgacgtccgcgtccgccggtagctcgcctaatggcggatgtcccgcgtggacgtccggcacgccggtccgacgcccgccgctgcggatgctctagcTGAAATAAATCTATGTTGGGCAAGAAGTTAGTAAAATTCATTTCATGTGTAAGTTTCTTTTATTCAATTGAGTATATGGAAAATTTACCTGTGGAGAAGATACTaaatttcttctcttttttttttttgacattATTTATGGTACCATAATAAAATTAACTGGAAATATTAAAGAATAAACAGATAACTTTTCCAAGTActattatactccatatatattatataggcAGGCGCGC
Encoded here:
- the LOC121754687 gene encoding uncharacterized protein LOC121754687 encodes the protein MMFCSFSKALLLHSSSDLVKEINTLEVKIIHLERYLLSMYRTSFQKTIPSNLGHRGSHIQQMTGIQPLLTSDLSSRRTMSEVSKGYCEHQRCSSPTSALTGPNDTVPFTTPKSSFARERKSAYYRRRSLVDHLGIFCVGDACIFPDKLSEDILRCISDIYCKVGNSARSHKGYSVIIEFIILLLGHIFSQKLIWQLESSMS